In Cicer arietinum cultivar CDC Frontier isolate Library 1 chromosome 7, Cicar.CDCFrontier_v2.0, whole genome shotgun sequence, the genomic window aaaaagttttacattttggttgttattataaataaaaatatttaatggtGGTAGTTgaaaatttaacattaaaaataatcaattcgATAAATTTGACTCATATTTTACCTAAAATAAATCGGATTTAATAAAGTTTCTTAATACCTGTGAATCATGTGAGAGAATATATCCGTCATGAATTTGTACTTTTATAACTGACTAATGAAATTTTCTGTTTATATTAGAAAAATAGTGAATAATTATAGACTTACTCTATCAatcaagataaatattttatcataaattttaaatttaaaaaaaagttatgaaTAAATTACTTACGACTACTTAAAACTAATCACGTGTTCTTcactaatatttttcttataattttaggTTTGACGAAGTTAATGAAATTGACCCTCATAATTTTCTAAATACAACCTAAGCCtcacaatattttatatcacaATACTAATAATTTCGAGTTATTTCCCACCTCACCAAAAATAGAATGTTGTTTCTCATATTCTAAgataagaaagaaagaaatactgctatataacatttataaattatagtcacccacttttttttttatggtctaccagaatttaattaataaataccaTATTTGTATAGGTTATTTGCTTACTTGCATATTActtcatttattttcaaataattgtcgtttaaattttttcacatatatttattcataaattctataaataaaaagaaaaatgataattattttattaaattatgtttattaattattagtgtgtttttctttatcataaaaattattttaaaatttgaaaattaaaagcaacacttattttgaataatttcttttaaaataaggaTTATTGTAAACGAAGTAGTCCTAGTTAGTGCCTAGTACTGgtctaaacaaaatttattagcTTTCTCAAACCTAAAATTATAGAACCAACAGTATATCTTCTAGGATTTTTTGAAGACTATATATTGGTGCATTTTTTAAGACTATAACTCTTCCAAGAATGCGAAgtcattattaatttttttaattaaattatattttgaattaaaactattttttgggataactatatttaatatattgcAGTATTAAATGATAAGCACAAATATATGGTGATTACATCGAATTTAGATTATCTCATTCATTCATGAATTCATATTTGAAAAGATAGATAcataaatattcttttattcattttcttttttacatataaaatttattaaaattgttttggtctctatttcaattaaaacaacggacaaaaagagaagaaaaaaaaaaccaaattcaAGGACAACTATATTTAATATGTTGGACGCGGATTCCAATCCAAAAGTTTCTACTTCTTTATAATCAAGTGTGTTTGATTTGTGGTtcgattctttaaaaagaaAGAGTTTTTgacatcaaaattaaatatccTGAACTGCACTCTGCAAGTGCACAGCACCCATGATGATGTTTTATCAAGCACTAGACACTATAAAGTGTATAAACAATTGCTTGCTATGTTTGTGCTATGGGCGGTTACTTGACATTTGACCAATAGGAGTATATtcctaatataattttttatagattagattaattttttaagaaggAGAAAGACATGCTAGATTAatagtgtatggaaaagataTGTTAAATGTATTAGTAGTAGTAGAGTATTATTATCATGTTCCTCAAGCCAAGGTAGTCGTGTCGTGGACCTCAAACTACTAAAAATGAATGTATTTTAGGAGCACAATGCATAGTAAAGCAATAATATATAGTATTAatcttcaaaacaaaaaaatgcaaCAATAGTAGTAATAGCATTCTTGGAAGAGTACCTACCAATTGAGGTGGGGGCCATGTGCTTGATGCGCACACCACACAACATCAAAGACTTTGCCATGACCAAAAGATTATTCTGAAAGTGCGCCTTGAGTTATGAAGAGTCGTTACGATATTTGGCAGCTCAAATGCACCGCTATTTTATTAGGAATTTTTTGGGTGGATATCTCATATAAGTGtatataatttgataaagaaagatataaaaaaattcatgtttatGATACTATATGAAGAAAGaaatatagataaatatatCAATGAATTTGTTACTACTATTTTGCTATGTGACTATATATTAGAAACTATTGagattttgtttgtatttttataaaatttacttcaaaatttttaaatgtgtaattattttttatcaatatatccCTAATTATGTTACTTATTTTTCTATGATCtacaataaatactttaataaaaatacaaactAATTCTTTCTACTAAAAGAATATTCTTATAAAACATCATAAAATCCAGTAAATTTAGTCCCTGAATTTATGAAATAGCAATCTAATTTCTTAAATCAAAAGTATCAATCAATTAGTCATTTTTTCAAATCTCGCACCgcaattttaaatgttttatgtttcttttgacaaaaaagaGACTATTTTAATCGTTTGTAAGATCCAATTTAATCAAGAATGTCAACATTGTTAAACTTGACATTTTCTACAGTGAACTAGTTTTGAAATTGAGAATCCATTTTACATGTGTGATTATACGAGTGATGTTTGTCATTTTCTAGAAgaccaacaaaacaaaaaccatTTTTAAGTTAGACTAATTGTAattttggtatttttattttcacttatttcacaaaattgatcaccccattttaaaaaataaaacaattttggTCATTCTCCtagattttgtaattaaaagattatgatgtGGCATATTTTAAACGGTATGACATATGACATGATGATATTGATTGATTAATATCcatgaaattgcaataaaaaCCTCTAAATTTTCGAGTTTCAACTTCTGAAATTATTCAtctttgtaatttaattaataccctataaataattaatgtatctagaTGATTCTACATTACGAGATTTTATCTCAAATCATTGAAACGAGGactaaaaatgttaaattttaaaattaaagactaatttagtgaattgataaaaataaaaaagttaaaactgcaattaaacatttaagttaatatattttgtcttttaataCGTGTTTACTATAAAATGTTTTAATAgagaaattaaattgattaatattcattattttaatgaactaattggTTATTTTGTAAACTTTAAGACATTAAATTAACcgtcttttataatttaaataacttttatcaTATATGCTATtcgtttttgtttattttttctaatattttttttttctcttaatccTATTTGTAAAGTAAAATGCAGTTAAACATGTGTATAGTTACCTGTCTCCACATGGGTGCTTTGTGGGCCTTGTGTAAATGGAAGTCGATGTCTAACGTATTTTGTTTTGGTGATATCGTCTCctatcttttaatattttcaaaatctttattatatatttggattgattaatttaaatgtataaaatataaactttaaaaaatattgagagaAGAAATGAAACCCCCTGTTGTTCTTTGTTACAGCTTAGCACTGGGCATGATGTAAAATGTAAGTATTCAATGACTGATATACATGGACACGctagattttataatttttgaattttcaaatttattgcCCATGCAGTCAGTCCTTCATTACTCTTCCTTCCCTTTCTTACCTGCCCCACTGTGATTTCACTGTTCTTGCAATCTTCCCTACTCAACATTGCACTACTCTGATTACACCACGTTGTTTCAGAATTCTGATATCATCAGATCATGCCCTACATATACTTATGGGtcgattatattatttttcccACTTTACACTGTGCACCACATTACATGCTCGCTCGATACAATCAAAAAGCATACTGCaaactttattaaaaataattattttaatacaaaatgataaatatagAATGTAACTATTAACATCTCTCtgttaattaattatactaCTACTTTTATACATGATACATTTTTTAAACCCACTAGGAGAAGAGAAAGGGATCCTAATTATCTGAGTTTGCTTCAGAGTGAGGCAAGGTATGAATTATGATTACTCTAATTAGAGACTGAATTTGAATTGAAAGagtaaaattacaattaattgagagtaattttgaaATAGGCATTTTGTTGGAATTAATTATGGTGATATTGAATTATTGATGAGGTTTGGAGTTGTGACATTGTGTTGTGAAtaagatataaattaaatgGATTGTTGAATGATTATTATGTAGTGGAGATCCGACAATGTACGAAAGGTTTTGGCGACAAATGGGAGACAGGAGCACAATAGTAATTCCAGGATGGGCATCTATGAGCTATTTTTCTGATGGATCAAGCATTTGTTGGTTTCTTGAGCCTGAATTTGCGAAGGAAGTAGTGAGATTGCACAATGTGGTTGGAAATGCAGTAACACAAGGTCGCCACGTTGTTGTTGGAACAGGTTCATCTCAGTTAATTCTAGCTGCTCTTTATGCTCTGTCTTCCCCTGATGCACTGGAACCCATCACCGTTTTATCTGCCGTACCTTATTACTCGGTATGTCATGTGTTATTATTCCTAAACCAATAAGGGACTACATACACTATTATGTCAATATTAATATAGTACTCCTATTTCTGTACTTATAACATGTTTCATTTAGGAATCCACTCATGTGCTCATTAACCAAAAGTTATATGTAATGGAAAAAAAGGCATAACCATGCATTTAATATTTCTAAAGCTTTTAaagtatgtatatatttgaGTAATTAACCATTTTGCATCATTGAATGCGTGGACCTGTCATTTTTCTTTTGCACGTAATCTTCACTTGAAAACTAAAACACTTGGAATCCAAATCAAATAATATAGTtcacaatatatcaaaattataaagaaaGATCTGAAATAGATATTTTCCGTGTTAGTTTAATTTCGAATATATCTTTTGtctaaaaagatatatttttatgatttcacTACATTAAAAAAGGACTAGTATAACATTTAAAGACTAAAACTACTCATTcgtttatatatttcttttgtttaaatagtttattagATTGATTGTTTGGTTTGAAAGGAATTTTGGCATGTGTTGGTTACCGAATCTGCATCCTCTTTTGGCTCTTCTAGTTGTCTGTCTTCATCAATGTCTTCCCCCCTTTCTCACATACCCTCGCATGCCTGCACCTGATCACATGTTCTCAGTTGAAAAATATCCTAATGTCTAGCTTTCAGCCTGTCCACAATTTTGAACCCAAACTTTTTGGTCATTATttatattcattaaaaataaaaaaataaaaaataaaaaggaatagGGTCATCTTGCTTAATTTTTCAGAAAGGAACCAGCAATATATCAGTGGCAAATTTAagcatttttttaatgtaatttagtAATTAGACTCACACGGGTGAgggttgaaaaataaaaaatctcttGTTCGAACTCACATCTCCCAATAGCATTGCTATATACAGCTACCAACTGAACTCTATTTAGACAAATATATGTAACATATAGCAACAATTAAAGTGTTTAATATCTTGCATATAGATTTTTTCCTAAtcagttatattttttttaaaattaaatagagatgatatttaatgtttttaatgcTTCTAAGTAGTATTATGATAATCAATAGGAAGATGTAGCAAATTTCTAGTAGAATATTTGAGGACGCGGAAGAGATGCAGTAAAAATTGCATGCAATCAACGCAACGCATAGGTGGTCATCTAATTCAAATTGGACAGtctaaaatttaactaaattttattaaattagaaaatatgaatttgaaaTCTAGAATGTTCGATCTTAATCAAACAACTATAAATGAGTTGTCTGCACGTAGTTTTGACCGCATGCAATTAAAATCCAATATCTGAACTGGGCattcaacataaaaaataattctgTTACTAGTTCTTGGTTTTAACATTGAATTGGCGAATTACCTTGCAGTCATATCCATCAATGGTAGATTACCAGAAATCAGGTCTTTACAAATGGGGTGGTGATGCAGAGAGTTTTGACAAAGAAGTTCCTTACATTGAGCTAGTTACTTCTCCAAATAACCCTGATGGATATTCAAGGCAAACAGTAGTTAACCGAAACCAAGGACTATTGATTCATGATCTTGCCTATTATTGGCCACAATACACTCCAATAGTATCTGCTTCAGATTATGATCTTACTCTTTTTACTCTCTCAAAAAGCACTGGTCATGCAGGNNNNNNNNNNNNNNNNNNNNNNNNNNNNNNNNNNNNNNNNNNNNNNNNNNNNNNNNNNNNNNNNNNNNNNNNNNNNNNNNNNNNNNNNNNNNNNNNNNNNNNNNNNNNNNNNNNNNNNNNNNNNNNNNNNNNNNNNNNNNNNNNNNNNNNNNNNNNNNNNNNNNNNNNNNNNNNNNNNNNNNNNNNNNNNNNNNNNNNNNNNNNNNNNNNNNNNNNNNNNNNNNNNNNNNNNNNNNNNNNNNNNNNNNNNNNNNNNNNNNNNNNNNNNNNNNNNNNNNNCAGGAATGCGCATAGGGTAAGCTCATAATACTACTATTTAGGATAGATCAATAGCATGGAGTAGTTATAAGAATTTGTTATGGTTTCCATTTCCAAATTATACTTTGTAGGTGGGCTCTTGTCAAAGACCGTGAGGTAGCAAAGAAAATGACTAAATTCATAGAGCTAAATACAATTGGTGTCTCTAAGGATTCTCAACTCAGAGCTGCCAaggttttaaaaacaatttctGACAGCTCCCAAGATGAAGAATCGTTTTTCAAGTACAGCTACAAGATCATGGAACAAAGGTGGAAGCTACTGAGAGCAGTAGTTGAAAGTGGTGATTTATTCAGTTTGCCTAAATTTACTTCAGCATTCTGCACCTTTTTCAATCAGGAGTTGGAGCCTCAACCAGGTATATAAACTATCACATTCATTTTAATACACAGACAGcgtaaaactttttacattatCCCCAATATTGTGTTGCAGCATTTGCTTGGTTGAAGTGTGAAGGGGATATAGAGGACTGCGAAAGTTTCCTTCGTGGACACAAGATTTTGACCAGGGGTGGTAGAGCATTTGGGGATAGCCCAAAATATGTAAGACTTAGCCTGCTCGATACAGATGAAAATTTTATGCTGTTATTAGATAGGCTATCTACCATACAGCACTGAAATTGGAAATTTCTCCGGGACAACATATTCATACTCATAGTTCAAATATACTTTTTCTTCCGTTTTTATCATTcgtcttttaaatattttatttttgttcttttttaactttaaattcaAAGTAGAGTAATACTTGCAAATATTCTAACGTTTAACTAAATAATTGTTTGATCCAAACTAAATCGAGAAAGATGATTGAATTTGATCTTCATTTTCAAAGTAGAGTAATACTTCGTTTAAGTAAATAATCGATTAAAGAGAGTAAAAGATAAGAGGATCTAGAAAATGTGCGTCTTTTACTATGTTCCGCTCatcaacaaaattcttttcTGTTCAAGGTTAAGCAAGCAATTTCGTCGACAGAGCAATAGTAAGATTGGAAAAGGATTAAGTTTGAAGTCGAATTGGGATATCCAAGCACATGGCTTGGGAATTTATTCATAGATGCAGAATACAAACTACTTTTACAATGTACATATATAAACGCtaataatcataaattttttgtttttttgaaaaaaatactcaCTACTCAACGAAGAAAACAGTCttcataaaagaaagaaaaaaaagtacacAGGAAACAGAGAAAAGAGTGATTCCCCACACCATGACTCATAATAACTTATTCACTCAACGAACCAAACTCATGACGTTGTTAATGTTATGTTTTCGTTCTTGGGCTTTTCTACTTGACCTTTATCACTTTGGGCCTTCGTAGCTGTTTGTTGGGCCCTTCCTACTAAACGGTCGCGGTCTTCCTCTTCCTCAGTTATATGGGCCTCATTGAGGCCCACTGTTTCTTCCAAACGTGGCTTTGCATAATGTTTAACTTTAATGCGCTCCAGAAACCGTGAGCGGCGGAGATAGGAAGCGAGCCAAGCGAAGGAAGAGAGCGAGGTGACACCAAAGGCACCGGATGTCAAAAATCCGGCGATGGCCAAACCAAAGACGATTGCCGCGGAGAATAAGACCGGACTGAAAATAACGAACAGAGGAGTGGTGACGGCGAGGCCGATTACGGTGGCAGAGAGGATGAGACCGGCGAGAATGAGAAGAGTAGCTCCGAAAGGAACAATAGTGGCGAGTACAATAAGGTGTGAAGCAGAAGGAGATCGTATCTTTCTGGTTTGTGATTGGTTGTATGTTATGGGGTGTTGCTGGTAGTTGTCGTAGTAGTCACCTCGTTGGGGTTGAGCCATTGAATTGAAGAAACTATGTCCAATGTCTTAGCTTTGTTTACTATAATgtgttttgagaaaaatataataagagaGATGGTATTATTTAAGAGGAAGGGAAGTGATGACACGTGGGTATGGTGGTGAACACTTGGTTAAGGAAGAGGGATGAGTGTTGCATGTAAAGAGGGTAGATGTCGTTTGATAGTGTGGAAAGGTGTTGAGTTTCATATTTCATCAGTTAATGGGGTTGCGCTCAACGGTGCATATTCTTTCACGAGAGGAGACTGTCTTTATCGTCTTTTGCCATTGTCTTCTCATGTCGTCTTACTTCTTCTATCATTTACTTCCAACTTTCAACTGGCTATTATTAAATTTACCactataaaattcattttgatatggttggttattttttagaaaaattaattttatttgtgagttttatcaaatatattgcTGATCCAAATATACACCATAACTATTTTCaaataacactttttttttttatatatgtatgaaAAATGGTACAGAATTTaggttatttaaaataataatattaatatttattaattaaattagactttataaatatatctttaattttatgataataaaaattaattttgtaaagtcCATTTAAATtagaagataaaataatttatattttgatgtaTGTGAAAGTGaatttgacaataaatttaattttaaaaacatgttTATAGGTAAATGATACAAAGataccaaaattaattttaaaactttaaaattacttttagtTCTCTCAAAAATAACTAATATGTTTTGTggttattttctttcttttcattttaaatttagagtttgtttttaaatttgagatttttcgttttttctttttcataaaaacagtgaatattattattgatttcttaattttttaaattaaaatttaaaaaatataaatattacaactaaataaattacaatatcCATAGTgtaattttacttaaaaaaagcCAAATTCgagttttgaaaattatatttgggCTTAATAATCCCGTTAGGAAAAAAATGTCTGAAATTGCTTTCTTTCTATACAAGCCCAAAGTTCTTTTTGAATTGTAGGGATTGGCCCAATAGATTTTAGAtctattgatgaaatttgaaatgcgacatttttttttttaaatttcccTTGTACCCCAATTTCTATACCTATATCTccataactttttaaaaatgtcaattatatcttttttttataattattttactaattcaaAGTTTTCTTTTTTACCATTTCATATTTTTTGGAGTCGGAAAAAAATAATCGGtaactttcaaaattttttttgaagaattccGGTAAACAccttatttttgaaattttttttttttaaaatttttcgaTACAGAAGATTTTTATCGgaaaactttataaaaaatttggtaTAGAAGTAAAAAAGTTTCATTCGAAAGATTTCTGGTAGAGAAGGTATTTCCAAAAATCTTTCTAGAAAAGATTTCTGGtacaccattttttttaattttattatttttataaatgttaacaAATATGAATAAATCGATATTATTATTGGATAAAACATGCGTCGGtacttcaaatatttttgacattgatcataaataattatagttaatattaatattataaaaatatattattgtgttaacGAAAAACTTTCTTCAACTTTTTCGGTATAGAAAGTGTTTCTGAAAAACTTCAGACAAGTTTTCTGGTACACgtctttttttttaacacaccataaatatttttaaataataaaataccataaataattaatacaccataaataattaatacactattaatacaccataataataaataattaatataccataAGTCATCGCCTTCTACGGGATTCTGTTCTTCCTACAACTTTGCCGTCTCTATCTCTAGCCCTACACacgaaaaaaaatagttaaaatcaaatgaattaaataaatactaatataataaataaaaaataaacaattactGAAAAACATGTAGATGAAGTTTTCTGGTAGCTTCCGTAAATGTTAAGTTGAAGTTTGCCGGTAGTGTAAATTTTTTGGAAAAGTTAAAATAAGTTTTCCGGTAGTTCCgaaaaacttcaaaaaagaTTTTCGAAAATGATGTTCTGTGTTGAAAAACTGTTTTCATGTTTTTCGGAGTGGAAattgtgtaccggaaaacttgaaaaaagtttttcagaaaaaaatggtttttttgGCACTTATGTTCCGAAAATgttgaaatgaaaaaataaaaaactagtaaNNNNNNNNNNNNNNNNNNNNNNNNNNNNNNNNNNNNNNNNNNNNNNNNNNNNNNNNNNNNNNNNNNNNNNNNNNNNNNNNNNNNNNNNNNNNNNNNNNNNNNNNNNNNNNNNNNNNNNNNNNNNNNNNNNNNNNNNNNNNNNNNNNNNNNNNNNNNNNNNNNNNNNNNNNNNNNNNNNNNNNNNNNNNNNNNNNNNNNNNNNNNNNNNNNNNNNNNNNNNNNNNNNNNNNNNNNNNNNNNNNNNNNNNNNNNNNNNNNNNNNNNNNNNNNNNNNNNNNNNNNNNNNNNNNNNNNNNNNNNNNNNNNNNNNNNNNNNNNNNNNNNNNNNNNNNNNNNNNNNNNNNNNNNNNNNNNNNNNNNNNNNNNNNNNNNNNNNNNNNNNNNNNNNNNNNNNNNNNNNNNNNNNNNNNNNNNNNNNNNNNNNNNNNNNNNNNNNNNNNNNNNNNNNNNNNNNNNNNNNNNNNNNNNNNNNNNNNNNNNNNNNNNNNNNNNNNNNNNNNNNNNNNNNNNNNNNNNNATTTGCATTTACTTTTTGGGGCACATGGATAAAGAAGGAGGCACATGGTAAAATTTTCGACCTTTTTAACCAGTAGATAACAAATTAGAGAAAATTAGATGTTTTGTGTAAAACAATTGTATATTGATATCCCAATAAATTTATGCATTCCGTCGTATTACACCACTACAAGAATGTCATCCTTTAGAACGTTGGCAACCTTTTTCGTGGTTAGAAAAAACAACATCTTTTGTTGCCATCGTTTGAAATGACTTCCCTCAAACCAAAACTGTTTGTTGTAGTCAGAAGCAGAAGAACCTGTCCCAATAGttgtcttaaaattgttgttttttgaatttcgaaaaaatcttttaaaaacaatttatgtcacataaaatattactgggtTAAGTCGCGTACTAGGTCGCGCTCTTTAAGATTTTTCGAGACACtacccaaattgtgcaaggcagactatcaacaaCGAAGTCCCCGGGATAAAACAATCTAGATACTCTATATCGGAGCattgtagaaaaccgttctagaattacacttTCAATATGGCAGTCGTGTGACTgccactcgtaatatggcagTAAGGCCACTCGgaagaaacaaaagaaagagtaagaagggggagaagtgagaaaaatcttaaatatggagaacttttgatttgattttccAACTGAtgagaaccctctatttatagaggaaatccgcaactggatctgagagaATCAGGGGTCCATCAAAATGTGCGCTCTAAGATGTGACCTCAGAAACTTGCGCTCCAAAGCTGCTGACCACCCAAAACGTGCACTCCAAACTTAGGGTTTTGACTCTGAGTTTTGACCGAGCAACAAAAGAAACGCGAGACCAAATATTAGGATTTTGACAGGGAATAAAACAGACGCACAAATTAATTAGAGATAAAACGCAAGTAATCAGTTAATTTTCACAGACTGCGGCGCGCACCTgcgtgtgtggtggtcaatttgcTTGTGTTCTCTCTctttcacaaaattggggtacccaTTGGGGCCATTCCCAAGTTccatacctccaccttatataccttactagtgtgtgatatccCCTACGTGGaacttctcaaatttttttcaattcacaataACACTAACTCTCataaatatcattattatttccaataaattttcattaaaacatCGTCTTTTCCAACACACTCATATTTACATGATAGATCAATTGCATATACAAGCCCACAATCACTCGTGAAAATTAAACGATATTCAAAGTAGAGGCAATACCATtgccaaaaaaaatattgtcagCTCAAGCCAAAATAAAATCATACCATccaattaataatatatcaaactTTAGAAAATTGGAAcctgaagagaaaaaaaaaatggaaaacaagttttatacataaaataaaatcaatccATGATCGGTTTATACATATCACTTATTTACAATTTTGTCACTGTTAATTAGACTAGATACGGTTTGATTTATGAAAGCAAGatagaaaaaagaaatttcaaAGATAGAGAGTAAAAATAAATCacatcaaaatataattaagcatttttttaagtatatttttattatttgttaaaaaatggaGCTCGTGCAAATGACAAAGTTAAATAGTGTCACAGGCATATGAAGCTGCATCAGCAACAAAAACAACATACATCAAAGTTTGCTAACAAGACGTTAGGAGATGTTATTTTTTGGCCAGTAAACTAAGAGAAAGTTTGAACTGCGTGTTAGATATACAGGTTTATTTGTCTATGAAATTGTCAGCAATTAGTctttgtttaattataattattgttaaatttatttatgatatgattaaattttattgataaattagtTT contains:
- the LOC101508125 gene encoding tryptophan aminotransferase-related protein 2-like, producing MMANLPTVLSLRHLFVLSLALNVSLILRMVYDEQGGNNNKKSMEVYNHNILKSRLVIPSTSFANSTRKDHSGVVDRVIKLDHGDPTMYERFWRQMGDRSTIVIPGWASMSYFSDGSSICWFLEPEFAKEVVRLHNVVGNAVTQGRHVVVGTGSSQLILAALYALSSPDALEPITVLSAVPYYSSYPSMVDYQKSGLYKWGGDAESFDKEVPYIELVTSPNNPDGYSRQTVVNRNQGLLIHDLAYYWPQYTPIVSASDYDLTLFTLSKSTGHAGMRIGWALVKDREVAKKMTKFIELNTIGVSKDSQLRAAKVLKTISDSSQDEESFFKYSYKIMEQRWKLLRAVVESGDLFSLPKFTSAFCTFFNQELEPQPAFAWLKCEGDIEDCESFLRGHKILTRGGRAFGDSPKYVRLSLLDTDENFMLLLDRLSTIQH
- the LOC101507806 gene encoding oleosin H2-like encodes the protein MAQPQRGDYYDNYQQHPITYNQSQTRKIRSPSASHLIVLATIVPFGATLLILAGLILSATVIGLAVTTPLFVIFSPVLFSAAIVFGLAIAGFLTSGAFGVTSLSSFAWLASYLRRSRFLERIKVKHYAKPRLEETVGLNEAHITEEEEDRDRLVGRAQQTATKAQSDKGQVEKPKNENITLTTS